The Vanessa atalanta chromosome 4, ilVanAtal1.2, whole genome shotgun sequence genome segment attatttacacatatcTAAATGTAGGGACCGAAAGAAATATTTGGCTAAAATACGTTAGGAATACATGATTTTCGTGAAAAAGTACATTAATCTAAGCGACATACGTATAATAtaggataaaaaattgtaaaacaatacaaaaatcgATTAATAAATCGTGATGAAGATCGAgtatttcagttttaaaatattatgcttcaataatttaatcgaGCGCTAAGCTCGCCAATGACTCGGTACCCTGTCGTGAGTTATCTCGAGAGATTCGTTTCGGATCCACGAGGAGGGTgaacgttaaaaataatatttcgatcGCCTAAAGCGAAGCAAACGAAACGAGAGTCGCCCGCGGGTCTCACTCGGGGAGTCACGAGCGGTGGCGCGCGCGGCCGCTGCGTCGGCGCTTGCGGCGCGCGTCGCGCACGAACGCCACGTTGGCGGGGTCGTCGGCCAGCTGCGGGAAGCGCGCCACCGAGTGCACGTCGCGCGCCGCCCAGCCGTCCACCACGCCGTGCGAGATGAGCTCCTCCTTCTCCTCCTCCGTCCACGCGCCGCGGCCCTCCCAGCCCGCCGCCACCAGCGCCTTCTCGCGCTCCCACGCTCGCGCCGCCGCCCGCTTGTGTGCGTGCTTCAGCAACTTGATGCGTTCCGCCGCCGGGTCGACGCCGTAACGCAGCACAATAACCGCTTGCGCCGAACCCTTGCCCACCGCATGTACTCGGACCTAAGAGAAGGAGGAttcaacttttttaaaatatattataaacattgaaaattgACGTGCatttgtatttcattattaaaggacggacaattatttaatattttaaatcaatttcacTGATGCGTAAATAATGCGTAATTTCGGGAATTCAAACACTAGGAATTAccaataaatttcatataattatatagatatataaaaatataattaatacaaaatatgttataaatagacATACCTCCAGTCCTTGGTCGTTAGTTTCGTCTTGCGATACATTGAATTTGCCGGACAATCGTCTCAGTTCCTCCATGTCATCCCTGATTTTCAGTGAATTATCCTTGACAAAGTAGAAAACATCCTGATCGTGTATACTGAAATGGACGTCCAGGAAATAAGAGTTGTTGAATACGGTCGTTATTACATCCTCGACGACGCTGTTAGCGCCATCTGCCACACTTATAAATGCTTTTCCATCTACTCTGGATATGAGAACGCCTTCGCCGAAAACACCACGTTTATAAGATACTCTTGGGAGCAAATTCCTCGTAATTGGTTCCATTTTCAAGAGCGGTGTTGGTACGAATTCGATATCTGACAGTTTATCGTTTAcctggaaaataaataatattcatcaatATTTCGTGCCTAagttcaattatataaaataagttagaCGTACGAATTAAATAGAACCTTTCacacataatttattaagcctagaatgaaataataataataattaaaataccttttCAATGATACACTGTAGACCGGACATAACACCAAAATCGGGAGCAAGCTGAGGTGCTGTAACTGATGTTTTCGGCTGGAATATCATATCTGTTATATATTTAGCTCCCATCATCTTAGTCAGATCATATCCGTACAATCGTAGCCAACTCGCCAAATTAGTCATATACGGAACGTTCTGGTCTCGATTTATAGGATCGTTATTTCTAAACCTGTAGATAAATATGTCTGTAGGCAGGCTTAGTTTAGTTGCAAGATGCTCCCAGCTTGGCGTCATCCATTGTCCAACCACAGGATCATATAATCGATTTTCCAAATACACCAAATTAGTATTGTAATCTAATATACCACCTTGGAAGTCCACTGGTACGTAGAATCCAGGATTGGTGTCTTTCACGATTTTACCAAATGGACTGcgttttatttctttgataatTTCGCCGTTCACATCAAACACAACAAGCGGCGATCCATTGTGATCGGTGGCTACGTAGAAACGTTGATCTTCGGTTTCAATACAAGTAAGAAAGTCTCTCTGATCATACAAAAGACGTACTGTTTTTTCAAGCTTCGGGTAATGCATATGTGTAATAAGATTAGGGGATTGTGGATTTGTATAGAAGAACTGTGTGATATTATCTTTGTCGTCTTTCCAAGCAACCAATCTGTTTCTGTCATCATAATAGTACCACATTTGGAACTTATCTCTCTCAAACGCATGCACGAATTGTCCTCGAGAATTGTATCTGTATTTTTGTTCTCCTCGTCTTATTACAAACCCTCGGCCATCATAGCTGCTAAATTCAATATCTCCGTACTGAACGACTCTGTCACCGATATCATATCCAAGGTAACGTTTCTCTCCATGTTCTATTATGCCAATGATGTTACCGTTTTCATCGTAAACGTATTTCCAGTCGTCTTCGGATCCGACCACTTCCATTAGGTGGCCGTCGTAATTATAACTTACTCGTTCGTTCGATGATGTATCGCCAATCATTATTTTCTTCGATCTTAttctattccttacatcatatTCCAGTTCCAGGCGGAATACGTCGAAAGACTTAATGTTCATAAGAACTGTTTTGATTCTGCCGTGGTCATCGTAATCAGTGATCGTAAAGTATTGTTTGCTCGTGTCTTGCATAACAGATCGATTAAAAGTATTCCTATAGATTCTTAAGTCACTTACTCCTTCAAGAATACCCAAGTTTTGGTTATATTTCAGTCTTAATTGAGGCATCTCTTTACTGTTGATGTTCATATCAATTGTAGAAAGTCTTGCATTGCCatcatattgatatttaaagtgAGCGTTGTTGAGTCCACTCTTAGagttaaatttcattttctcGTCTTTAAGAATACCAGCATGATATTTATAATCCTGTCGAAGCTCATAATCAGGGTCTGTAATTTCTACATTCTTAACAAGATGAGTATTTTCATGATAGACGTATCTGATAGCTGAAGCACCTGCGAGAATTGTTTCTAATTTACCGGTGCTATCGTATACGTAAAGAATTTTTCCAGACTGATGAGGGAATATTTTTGCTAATATGTGACCATCATCATTGTAAAGTATTTCGTATGGATGTCTGTTCATTGGCGAgaagtattgatatttaaaatagccTAATGACGTCATAAGAGCAAACGTATGAATATGACCTCTGGGTGTAGTCAAATTTTGAAGAGCACCAGAATCATCGTAGTCGAGAAGGTAATCACTACCTCTCGGTGTCGTGACTTTCAGTGGTAAGCTCGTGAACATATCTCTAAACGAATATGCTAAGGAAGATCCATCTCCATAACGAATTTCATGCAATCTTCCAGCTCTGTCGTATCCATATGTCTCATTTAGGTCGCCCCATCGCCAACTAGTAAGTCTATTGAATCGGTCGTAGTCTAGTTCAACTTCAGCAAATATACCGCTTCGAGGACCCCACTTCACCGGTCTTGCCATTCTGTCATAAGTGACATTCAATAGTTCTACTTTATCGTCCATAAATACTGCAACAGTAGACGTATCTCTATCATATTCGAGTGTTAAAAGATTTTCTCCATTTACTCTTAGTTTACGACCTATTTGAGCAACTGCTTTACTACTTTTTCCTTTATTGGATTGTAATCTGCGTAAGAAGTAGCGCCATTCGAATCTGTTAGCCAAATCTCCACCAACTTCGGTTCTTTGTTTGGCTGGGACAGGATAACTCTCTCCCAAAATCGGATCGATTTCTGAAAGAATTGTGTATGGAACGGTATCTGTAGATATGACATGTCCCCAAGGCATGCTCGATGATATGCTGCCATCAGtagaaataattgttttcttttcaGCCTCCCCAACTTTAGTATTAACTGACGAACCCTTGATTAATATTGAAACAGGTTTTCTGTTATTTTCACTTACAAGAACGGTTGCGCCTTTAAGACTTAAATCGAATGTGAGATTTATTATTCTTCCAGTAGGAGTGACAGCCGATGTAAGTCTGCCAAATTCATCGTATTTGTATATGTAACTCCTGCCTGTGCTATCATATTTAGCTTTAAGTAATCCTGTAGTTCCATGATAATCGAAAGTTACGTTGAAATTATCGGGTGTTCGTAATTCCTGAAGCATCTTCATACGTGACATTTTTAGCCTACATTTTTGTCCTTTAGTATTTTCAATCGAATTTACCAAGCTTGAATAATCACGTAACAAAAATACCTTGTTTCCAGCGGCATCCGTGACAGTACTTAGCTTTCCATTACTCGTGTTAACAGTATacgtaaatacataattattttctcctGTTAGGATGTTTTTAGTCATAACATGTTGGCCAAATCTGTTAAAGATGTAAGTTTCTTGCGTATCCGGTGCGTAAATTTCATATTCTCGGGCACCACTAGCATCTGGTATGCTCGCCATTACAGAACGTATTCTATAATTAGCTTGATCTGCAATATGAACGATACCATCTGGGCTGACCGTGACTGCTGAAATAGTATTGAATTTAGAGTTCGAAGCTAAGAAATGATCAGCTTCGAAACAGTCACAGCCTCGTTCTAAGCAATTGCACTTTGATTCGGCGCCAGCATAAAGCGAAATTTTTCCATCAGTTGTAATAAGCCGCACTCTATTAATCCTCTGAGAATCACTTTCCGCGACGTAAAGGTCACCGGCTGCGCCGAAAGCAACACTTTGTGGCATTACAAGCGTTGCGTAAGTGGCGAGTTCCATATCATATCCTGTTAAAGGTGACGGACAATGAAGTGGTCTCCCAGCTATTACTTTGACTCGTCCATCCGGTGCCATTTGTAAAATCATATGATCGTCAATTATATGTAAGCTGTTATCCAGCGGATTGATAGATAATTCTGTAGGCCATCGTAAGTGCACTTCTTCTACACTTAAAGTTCCTTCACATGGTATTGGCTTCCAGTGCGCTCTGTGCATGTGATTACCAATAACAGTTGTGATAATACCATCTCTGTCAACCATTCGTATGTTTGTTCCATCAGCAAAATAAAGAACATTGTCAATTGACACAGCTACGCCTTTAGGATATGCTAGTTTTGCATCTCTGGCTAATGCTCCATCACCGCAATGTGCCTCATCACCTGGCAGGCATCTTTCTCCCGAGCCAACTACCGTTTCCCAGTTTCTTTCAGGATCGCTGTAGTCGTCTGTATTACgaactttaattatttgatgAGACTCAGGATCGGAAATATAAAGAGTACCATCCAAAGGTGATAGCGCCATATGGTAGCGGTATGAAACGCGTGTGGCactgaaataaaagaaatatttaatcaataaaatatatagtaataaatctaaataaatgtattatattattttagtatgtgatatatttcattaaaatttcattaagttattaataaaatgttaaaatattgaatgacTTACTTCAATTTAACAATAGTTCGACCAGTTCCGTCTGTATTAATCTTCCGCACAAGGTTAAAATCACCAACAAAGATTGATCCATCGGGGGCTGCAACCAAAGCCACTGGAGCAAGAAGTCTCTGTTTGACTGCAGATCCAGAACATTCGTTACTACAATCTAAAGCACGTTGACGACCGTCTCCCATGGTCGTGATTATGAGACGAGGCTTATGCTTGAGGTAGATATTTGTACCATCGCCTTTTTGGAGAATACCTTGAATGACAAACAAAAGTTACAACGAATCTTACAAATAGTAGCAGAATTTGGTAAAAATCAAGCAACGGTATTAAAATGGATATGATTCAATTAGTCATCATTGTTAAAGTATTTGCAATCTAAAGAACGTTAGATTAATGTAGAGatagtagaaaataaatttaccttCATGGAAATTGTATCGGTGATGTATATCCAAGTTCCATCCACCAACATCAGAGATGCTCATATCGTGACCGCTTAGTTTAGTAGTCTGAACGTTCCAGATAATATCTTTGCAATCTGTGTACTGATAGCCAACTTTTACCAACGCTGTGGTTACTCCATATACCCTTTGTCTGTATACGTTCAATCTATTCCAAGGATATGTGAATTTAATAACTGGATCCGCTTCAAAAGTCTTTTCAAAGAGAATGCCTTCAATGGTTATTCTTAAATGGATTAAGGCTAACGTTGGGGGCACTTTTTCAGGTGTTAACTGCAGTTGAATAGTAGATAGGTATCCAGCGGCTCTTGAGCTGTGATATACCAAGTTCAAACCGGTTCCAGGAATTTGCAAGCTTTCTTGAACCACCTGGGTGATTAAAAATTGAggttaataatcattttaaatgaaaaacaaaaaaaaacatcgaaaatatatattagtgtgTCATTTTTCAGGAAGATGAGTTAAAAGTTATCttttagttattattgaataaatatcttCACAAAACGTTTAACGTTAAAAAATTGTTCATTTAGAAAatcaaaatgatataaattttcaattatgtaTCATAAAATGAACCTGTGATTCAGCTAGTATAGCGCTCTTATCGGGACATGCGCCTTGGAAGCCGTGCTTCCACGTGGCGAGCACGACAGGTTTCATCGCGTCGTAATCGTGCGCGAGACACGCCTGCGGCGGGCCCACACCGCCTTTCTCGTCCGACGTTGTCATCATTACCTCGTCAATTATTACCACCTGGAATGAAAGATTGAAGTTGAGGTTTAGTTGATGGGATTGATATCACGAAGTTTGAATAAACGAAACAAGCAGAGATGATAAACTTTGGACAATGTAACAGATTTCAAATAGCTATGTAATGTATGAAACGTTGTGATAAGCTAATAGTCTGAAAGGCTgattgacaatttatttatatatagatattatttccAATGATTTGTTTCATTGTTCATATGAATTGCATGTAGcgagttatatttttatcacgaCAGAACTCTATAAGAATTTTTACGTGCTAGACTTAATTTAGAGTTTTGTATAGTTTCAAATTAAGACTTAAAAGACTTAATGCCGCTTTGATTGTCGTTTCGCATGTTTTCTGAATGcgcaaaaaataattagttcttAGGAATTTGTTGTGAAGTTGTTTAAGTTGATGTCTACATTAACTAAACAATATAATTcctattatgtataattattacctatacttaattatttagaaatgaatatttaatttaatgggtttataaataataacgtaatacttaacaaaattaatatttaactgaaAGAGTGTTGGAGAatgatattttgatatgatttatttatatagtaataattttacaaaataataattaaggatTGTGTTTATTACGACGTAGCGCAGCGCTGCACAAAGTTGATTTAATGTCTCCCTCCTGAATTCTGTTCCTTTAATTTAAGGGTTAATTTGACTAAATAGAATAATGAGGTATATATGAGCAATCGGTACcctttttttagaaatttgaaGCGCTGTAACGCATGAGCACCGCGATTTACGACTTTATTTACTAAACTTAACCGATTCATCGATCAGAATTTCAATCCGTATTATTATGAAGTAGGtgcaaatttaaatacagtagTAAACTGTTTAAGAGGCAAAGAATTGCATATTTTCTTAACAGTCGTATGTAAAGAGATACAGAATATGAATTTGCGAGAAGGCTTACCTCATTCCAAGGCACGAACACAACTTGAGTAGATCTCTTGAAGGGTGACCTTCCAAAGTGAAGAGTCACAGCCCCGCCGCCATTTACAAGAAGGTCAAACCATCCATCTTCTCTCGTTAGCGTAAACCCTTCCAATGGTGTTGAAGTGGAAACTCTCACTCCGACCAAACCAGAACCGAGTAACGTTACCACTCTACCTCTGATTACAGCTGAGCGGctgaaataatatgttacaaaatttaatgtagagacgatataaaaaaaaaccattttgaTTACTTAAGGGATCAATAACGCCATGCGATGCTAACTAGCGCAAATCATCattgcgtaatatttttatcaattttcaaCTCACTGTTGAGATTGAAATCtagtgaataattttattgtatgctTTTTAATGTGGTCCCTAGTTAAGAATGGCATTGCATggcatgttattaaaatattgatagttggataaaaaattgtgattatACTACTGGGTATTTAAGTGTTCTAAAAAGTAATTATGGGGTAAAAATTCGCTTGAAACGTTTCATTTGTATAATAGGACATTTAATAGgggttaattttattagattaaatattaattaagtgaTCGATGAAATGATGGGATTTTAAAggtattattctaataaatttactaatccAAAACCCAGCTAAGAGAAATAATCTACGTTGACTTCAAAACAGTCTTTGGATACTACATACgaatttttttcaatgtttaatattatggtAACGATAAAAAGCGTAACACAAAACTCACAGgacatatataggtatattaatacATAGCATGCACACAACTATACCGACATAATATATGTTGCCAATTAAGTAGATATAGAAGTACCtaccacatatatataaataaaaataacttaatctaCATTCGAAGGCACACACAATCCTACCTAATTTGATTCTAGTTCTTACCTCGTATTGAAGTGGTTCCAAAACATACTGCGCAGCGGAAAGACGAGAAATTACATAGAATGAGTATCATTGGATACgatattttcaatttagaaGAAGAAATGTTAGAACATGTTAGTGGATTAAACGCatctttaaacataaataacatgCAAGTgccaatttatttaacatatataaacgtttaatttgtttggtattaaaaaacaaataaaaacaattttaaattgaggTGAaggacaaaaataatatatgacacatttttatgtaaataaaacgtaGGATTGACTGGGGCACAACATTGCGTatcttatatatagatatttatttctttatataatatttcaggaTCAATTGATTCAcgatttataagttttattaaagataCTAACGAcacttaaataattcatttagatTTGCTTCTATTAACTTGTCTGATGTAACGGAATTAAAAATCTGTAAGTTCTTTGCTctcttgtttaattatatatgtaatataaaatatcatcaattGATCCTGTCACAAGATTCTAACATCTGACATCGAACACAAATTCTCACCTCTCATTAAACGTTTCCTGCTTAGCGTAGTTCTGCAGACTACCTTCGTCGATAAGGAATTTCATCCTTTCGAAGAAGGAAGCTGTGATCGCTGGCGGTTGTTTTCTAAGTAGAATATCCGTTGGTTTGGGAGACGACACACATAGCTGACTACCTTTGCAGGCGGCACTTTGACAGCATTCTGGATCTTCACAGTCGACTAAACCATCTGAAGAAAGCGTTATATATAATTGGTTAATACgaaataatgtatgtaaatttaattatgtagatCACATTATAAATGTCGGAtagtacatattaaattatgactTCGATTAAAAGATCATAATACACCAAATATTTCATTGAGGTTTTATAAACGAAAAGTATACCTTTGTCGTTGTCTTTGGAATCATCACAAATTTGTTCCTTAAGGGTGGTGCAGTCTGGACCATCCCAGCCATCGAAGCATTTGCACTCCCAGTGCCCATCATTTGCGACCCTACACTGACCATGACCAGCACAGCCCCTGGGGCATCCTTCGAGTGTACAGTGCCTTCCATTCCAGCCAGAGACACAGAGACAAGTTCCGTTCTTGCACTGTCCGTGGTCACTGCAACGGGAATCACAGAGCTTTGATGTACAATACTCTCCCGTCCAGCCTGGGTCGCAAACGCATGATTCACCAACACATCTTCCATGTGGCCCGCAATCCAGATCGCATACCTCTGTAATAAGATTCAATGTGTTGGTAAGAGAACGATGtttggtttttataaaaactctaggagagttttttgaataatttatttagtaatcaaAAAATCCTTtgcaaatgttaatttaatttattttatacatattttacctATTTCTGGTACTATAACAATAATCTTAAACTTTAATCATTACGAAGATAAACGTCAGTAGCTAAAATGAAGTTAAAATTAACCAACAAGCGTACCTTTCGAACAGTCATCACCCGACCATCGAGCATGACAAGTGCAAGTTTGAGTATCAACGTCAAAGGTACCATGTCCAGAACAGTCCGGTAGGCATTGCAAGGCGTCTTTGTCCATAGTAGCACAGTCCAATCCCTTCCAACCTTTTTTACAGACACAAGCACCTTCGATGCAAAATCCGTGACCTGAACAAGTTGGATGGGGACAGTCGACCTCTTCACAGAATTTTCCTTTGTAGCCTCTAACACAAGAACATTTTCCATTCACACAATGACCATGTCCATTGCAGTCTGGTACTTCACATTCGTCATGTCGTAAGGAACATTCTTTGCCTTTCCAGCCAGGGTTGCACTGGCACTCACCATTAATGTATTCACCCCTTTGACTACATAATACTGGACATACGcctaaaattacaaatacaaattgaatattatatagttttaagtaTTATGGTGTATCGTATCatcacaaataatttaatactaattatatttgtaactaaGAACGTTAAAACTCATGCAGtcatcactgaattttcgtgtgttACTTATTTAGTTTTCGGTGacgaaaaaaaacattgtgaggaaacctgtatgtgatGCGTAAAAATCT includes the following:
- the LOC125077546 gene encoding teneurin-m isoform X3 encodes the protein MNGLDRCFFDQRESQQHGDDCGYSYISLGRLHPYGSGSGSSSGSGRRRTRRGLSDSPTAPTTPTSASDNASDATLTDSELPLARDSTLLVQNGMLRSTFDRPDHERCLLEGSRPPPDVPPRNPTMSRLNGRITGNPADLADFEPSCLVRTPSGNFYVPSGDIQKNPSMDYKSNSSCSSPGKQEKSTLERMDRSDRHPAFGAPVPVLPVRNNLRATHFPPAASRFHFRKGLSSRCSWKCTAIVFIVLFVLLLSIASYMSASYFTDNWSYQNAKPCSVLVGDTTDKFPTSKATTLESSNKSITRQHQSSTSSASDDVNNDSYKPLYSLTVTVPTFGEKNEVPTVKITPMNSEPTMPTHFNKPVTIDSTTKAAKTINTENWGGSCECSCPVCENTNSSDDYDDYFEKTKDVTVLSTDYSSTENPSQTSNSYKTELTTEEVADITSNTSDLGTETKYFETDTMDDRTTTDYITATSTESEIITSTEIPKCICPKLKPPPILILEGARTFPAQSFPPDGTTFKQITLGEKLSKEIPPYSYWNMQFYQSEAAYVKFDYMIPRGASIGVYARRNALPTHTQYHFLEVLSGFKARTTRASHPSVKKEVTHYMEQGHWFLSLYNDDGDAQEISFIAMVADDMTHNCPNGCSGKGECLMGHCQCQPGFGGDDCSESVCPVLCSQRGEYINGECQCNPGWKGKECSLRHDECEVPDCNGHGHCVNGKCSCVRGYKGKFCEEVDCPHPTCSGHGFCIEGACVCKKGWKGLDCATMDKDALQCLPDCSGHGTFDVDTQTCTCHARWSGDDCSKEVCDLDCGPHGRCVGESCVCDPGWTGEYCTSKLCDSRCSDHGQCKNGTCLCVSGWNGRHCTLEGCPRGCAGHGQCRVANDGHWECKCFDGWDGPDCTTLKEQICDDSKDNDKDGLVDCEDPECCQSAACKGSQLCVSSPKPTDILLRKQPPAITASFFERMKFLIDEGSLQNYAKQETFNESRSAVIRGRVVTLLGSGLVGVRVSTSTPLEGFTLTREDGWFDLLVNGGGAVTLHFGRSPFKRSTQVVFVPWNEVVIIDEVMMTTSDEKGGVGPPQACLAHDYDAMKPVVLATWKHGFQGACPDKSAILAESQVVQESLQIPGTGLNLVYHSSRAAGYLSTIQLQLTPEKVPPTLALIHLRITIEGILFEKTFEADPVIKFTYPWNRLNVYRQRVYGVTTALVKVGYQYTDCKDIIWNVQTTKLSGHDMSISDVGGWNLDIHHRYNFHEGILQKGDGTNIYLKHKPRLIITTMGDGRQRALDCSNECSGSAVKQRLLAPVALVAAPDGSIFVGDFNLVRKINTDGTGRTIVKLNATRVSYRYHMALSPLDGTLYISDPESHQIIKVRNTDDYSDPERNWETVVGSGERCLPGDEAHCGDGALARDAKLAYPKGVAVSIDNVLYFADGTNIRMVDRDGIITTVIGNHMHRAHWKPIPCEGTLSVEEVHLRWPTELSINPLDNSLHIIDDHMILQMAPDGRVKVIAGRPLHCPSPLTGYDMELATYATLVMPQSVAFGAAGDLYVAESDSQRINRVRLITTDGKISLYAGAESKCNCLERGCDCFEADHFLASNSKFNTISAVTVSPDGIVHIADQANYRIRSVMASIPDASGAREYEIYAPDTQETYIFNRFGQHVMTKNILTGENNYVFTYTVNTSNGKLSTVTDAAGNKVFLLRDYSSLVNSIENTKGQKCRLKMSRMKMLQELRTPDNFNVTFDYHGTTGLLKAKYDSTGRSYIYKYDEFGRLTSAVTPTGRIINLTFDLSLKGATVLVSENNRKPVSILIKGSSVNTKVGEAEKKTIISTDGSISSSMPWGHVISTDTVPYTILSEIDPILGESYPVPAKQRTEVGGDLANRFEWRYFLRRLQSNKGKSSKAVAQIGRKLRVNGENLLTLEYDRDTSTVAVFMDDKVELLNVTYDRMARPVKWGPRSGIFAEVELDYDRFNRLTSWRWGDLNETYGYDRAGRLHEIRYGDGSSLAYSFRDMFTSLPLKVTTPRGSDYLLDYDDSGALQNLTTPRGHIHTFALMTSLGYFKYQYFSPMNRHPYEILYNDDGHILAKIFPHQSGKILYVYDSTGKLETILAGASAIRYVYHENTHLVKNVEITDPDYELRQDYKYHAGILKDEKMKFNSKSGLNNAHFKYQYDGNARLSTIDMNINSKEMPQLRLKYNQNLGILEGVSDLRIYRNTFNRSVMQDTSKQYFTITDYDDHGRIKTVLMNIKSFDVFRLELEYDVRNRIRSKKIMIGDTSSNERVSYNYDGHLMEVVGSEDDWKYVYDENGNIIGIIEHGEKRYLGYDIGDRVVQYGDIEFSSYDGRGFVIRRGEQKYRYNSRGQFVHAFERDKFQMWYYYDDRNRLVAWKDDKDNITQFFYTNPQSPNLITHMHYPKLEKTVRLLYDQRDFLTCIETEDQRFYVATDHNGSPLVVFDVNGEIIKEIKRSPFGKIVKDTNPGFYVPVDFQGGILDYNTNLVYLENRLYDPVVGQWMTPSWEHLATKLSLPTDIFIYRFRNNDPINRDQNVPYMTNLASWLRLYGYDLTKMMGAKYITDMIFQPKTSVTAPQLAPDFGVMSGLQCIIEKVNDKLSDIEFVPTPLLKMEPITRNLLPRVSYKRGVFGEGVLISRVDGKAFISVADGANSVVEDVITTVFNNSYFLDVHFSIHDQDVFYFVKDNSLKIRDDMEELRRLSGKFNVSQDETNDQGLEVRVHAVGKGSAQAVIVLRYGVDPAAERIKLLKHAHKRAAARAWEREKALVAAGWEGRGAWTEEEKEELISHGVVDGWAARDVHSVARFPQLADDPANVAFVRDARRKRRRSGRARHRS